CCAGCCGTTGTCGACGATCGGGCGGGACGCCGACAGCGTCGCGTCGAGCGTGTCGGCCAGATCGCGGATCAGATCGAGGTTCTCCTCCTCCTCGATGCCGCGACCGATCGAGACGAGTACGTCGGCTTCCGAGATGTCGACGTCGCCGCCGCCGACCTCCTGGAAGCCGGTGACCGTCGAGCGGATCGCCGACTCGTCGATCGTCGCCTCGAAGGGCTCGACCGTGGCGTCGCCGCTGCCCTCCGCTGCGGGCCACTCGGCGGGTCTGACCGTGACCGCGGTGCTGTCGGCGTGGCTGTCGATCGTGGTCTCGACCTTCGAACCGTACAGCTCTCGGGTGGCGGTCAGGCCGTCGTCGTAGGCGAGATCGACGGCGTCGGTGATCAGCGGCAGGCCCAGCCGGTTCGCGACGGCCGGCGCGTAGTCGAGCCCGTTGACGCTCTGGGGCATGAGCAGTACCGTGGGATCGAGCTCTTCGGCCAGTTGCGTGACCGCCTGCGTGTACACGTCGTGGTTGAACTCCTCGCCGTGGGCGACCGTGTGGATCACGTCGACGCCCTCGCGGTCGAGCCGATCGGCGTACTCCTCGACCGAGCCGCTGACGACGGCCACGTGGAGGTCACCGTCGGTCGCGTCGGCCAGCTCGCGGCCGGCGGTCACGAGTTCGTGGCTCACGGCTCGCAACTCGCCGCGGCGGTGTTCGGCGACGGCCAGGACCGTCATTGGCCCACCCCCCGTTCGGCGAGCAGGCCAGCCAGCTCGCCGGCCGTCTCCTCGGGCGTGCCTTCGTACAGGGTCGCGTCACCCTCGGATTCTGGCTCGTACAGCGCGGTCTGTTCGATCGGGCTGTCCAGCGCCGTCGCGTCGAGCCCGATGTCGTCGAGGGTCTTCTCGGCCAGTTCCTTGCTCTGGGCCTGTCGAATCCCGCGGAGGCTGGCGTAGCGGGGGTCGTTGATCCCGGTCTGGATCGTCAACACGGCGGGCAGCTCCACGTCGGTCAGCTCCTCGACGCCGCCTTCGAGCTCGCGGTGGACGTGTGCGACGCCCGCTTCGGCATCGAGGTCGAGCGCGTTGACGACGGCCGCCCACTCAGTCCCGAGCTGGTCGGCAAGCGTCACGCCGGTCGCGCCGAGGCTGTCGTCGGCCGACTGGACGCCCGTGAGTATCAGGTCGGGGTCTTCCTGCTCGGCGACGGCCGCGAGCAGGCGCGCTTTCGTCGCGGGATCGAGCATCGCGTCGTCGTCCAGGGCGTCGTCCCAGACACGGATCGCGCGATCGGCACCCTTCGCCAGCGCCTGTCGGATCGTCTCCTCGCTGTCACTGGGGCCGATCGTCACCGTCACGACCTCGACGTCGTCGAGCGATTCGGAGAGCTGGACGGCCTCCTCGACGGCGTACTCGTCCCACTCGTTGAGGTCGGCCGTGACGTACCGATCGTCGATGTCGAGTCCGTCGATCTCGAACTCGTCGTCGACTGCGGTCACCTCCTTTACCGTGACAAGGACTTTCATACCACGCAGTGGGACCGGCCACCGAATAAACGTTTCCGAACCACTGACCACGCGACGGGAGTTTTTGGCTCCCGACGGTCCCCGCGTCATGATCCGGGGTTCGCGACGGTCTCAGTTCTCGATGTCCGTGACGTCCTCGTCGGGGAACGAGATCAGGTTCTCGCGTCCGATCCTGAGCTTGTCGATCTGGCCGTCCTCTTCCATCGAGGAGAGCAGTTGTGAGACTTTCGCGTTCGACCAGCCGGTCTCTTTGACGATGTTCGCCTGCTTCATTCGTCCACCGTTGCGCTCTAACAGGAGTTCGACGCGTTCCTCGTCGCTGAGCAGTTCCTCGTCGATCTCCTGATCGGGCGCGTCGTCGTCCTCCGTCGGGGTCGCCGTCGGCGCACTCGCGGGTGGCTCGTCCCCGTCGTCGTCGGATTCTGCGAGGGGACCACCGCCGAACGTGTCGCGGTCGATCACGCTGCCGTCCCGAAGCAACAGCACGTAGACGCCGGAGGCGGCGACTACAGCACCTAACAGGGCGAGCCCACCCCAGAGCAGCGACGGCTCGCCGTCGGGATCCCCACCGGGACCCTCTCCGGGGGGCGACGGCGAGTCAGAGGGCTCCTCTGCACCGGGATTGTAGGCGAGTTCGAGCTCGGACTCCGTGAACGCTGTCGGCCCCTCCCAGACGATTTGGCCGTCCCGTACTTGTTTCGGGACTGTCCGAATCCCGGCTTCCGGCGGCAACTCGAGGATCAGCGTCTGGTCCGCTTCCAGACCGGTCAGCCAGGGGTTCGTGGTGTTGTACACGTCGTCGACGTACTGGGTCTCTCCCTCCGAGCGCGCGAAGTTGGTCCAGGTGAAAGACAGCGTCAGCGTCCCGTTGGTGAGATCGCTGCTTCGCCGTACGTCGCGCAGTTCCATCGAGCGGCCGGTCGCCTCGCTCGCGGCCGCGTTCGCCCGCCGGAACGCCGACAACCCGAGCGTGTCCGCTTCGCCCTCCGTGAACCGCTCTGCCGTCGTGTTGAAACTGTCCCGTTCCTGCTCGCTCACGACGTCGAAGCCGCTGGCGGTGATAGAAAACGTGGCGTCACCGTCAGACTCAAGCTGTATCAGTATCGTCGTGTGGCTGGCGGTCGACGACGCTGTCGGCGGGGGCGTTTGCTGGGCGTCGACACCGCCGACCACGCCACTGGTGGCCGCAACTGGTGCCGAGAGCACCACCAGCAGGAGGGCGAAGTGGACGGCTCGTAACCGGTGTGACATCTTCACCCCGTGACTGGGCTGCCCGGGAGGAAAACGCTTTCCATCACGGGATAAAACGTCAGCGCCGTCGTTGAAACGTCTCGTGGACTCTCGTCGGAGAACGCCGGTCCTACGGAAGAGAGGGATTTTTGTGGGACGGGAGCGAAGGGCGCAACAATGCGTCCCGCTACCGTCTCGATCCTCGCCCTCCTCTTCGTCGTGCTGTCGCTGCCCGCCGTGGCTGCGGGTCCCGTCCCTGCTGGACAGGGGACAGCGCCGCAGTTCGACGATCCGTCGCCGGTGATCGTCCCGATCCAAGAGTTCGCCAACTACCTGACGATTCCGCCTGGCAACGTGACGAGCTCCGCTCACGGAGCCGTCAACGTCAACATCGGGACAGCAGTCGCGACCGATGCCGCGTCCGTCCGCGGACAGCATCGGACGACCGCCTTCGAAGACGAGTTCTACGACACGTCCTCGACCAGCGAGCGCTCCGATATCATCCGCTCGGAAGTGAGCTGGGCAGAGACCAGATCCGACGAGTTGCGCGTCCGACGTGCCGGTGCCATCGAGGCGTACGCGGCCGGGACGATATCCACCACGAAGTTCGTTCGGACGATGGCGCTGATCGACACCGAGGCAAGGCAGATCTCGGCGACGATCGGCCGGGTCAAAGACGTCGCCAGACGGTCGAGTTACTCGCTCCCGCGGCGACTCGACACGCGTATCGAGAACCTCAGAGGCGAAGTCGAGGTGCTCCGCGGGCCGGTCGCCCAGCGTGCCAGCGAGGCCGTCACCGGTGACCGGACGATCGAATCGGTCTACGTCGAGAGTTCGGACTCGGGGTACACCCTCGCCATGGTCGACGGTGACTCGTACTACCGCGAGACGTATCTCGCCGACGAGCGCCGGCCCGACGCCATCGATCAGTTCCGGGAGAGTGATCTCTATCTGGTCAACGCGGCCAACCGTCGCGGCATCGAGCTGTACCCCTGGGTGACTAACGACACCTCGCCGTCCGGCCAGGCAATCGGAGAGACCGGCATCTACCGGTTCCGTGCGGAGTACACCAGCGGCGACCTCACGGCGTATCTCGACGGTGGGACCACCAACGTCTTCCGCGAACACCAGCGCCAGTCGCTGGCGGCGATTCCAGTCACCGACACGGTGACCGAACAGGACGACTCGCTCCGGCTCCAGATCAACCGGACGTACGAAACCGGACCGATGCACGTCCGGCTGGTCGACAGTGTGACCGGCGAGCCGGTGGCCGGTACCGTTCGGATCGACGGC
Above is a genomic segment from Halomicrobium sp. LC1Hm containing:
- a CDS encoding electron transfer flavoprotein subunit alpha/FixB family protein — translated: MTVLAVAEHRRGELRAVSHELVTAGRELADATDGDLHVAVVSGSVEEYADRLDREGVDVIHTVAHGEEFNHDVYTQAVTQLAEELDPTVLLMPQSVNGLDYAPAVANRLGLPLITDAVDLAYDDGLTATRELYGSKVETTIDSHADSTAVTVRPAEWPAAEGSGDATVEPFEATIDESAIRSTVTGFQEVGGGDVDISEADVLVSIGRGIEEEENLDLIRDLADTLDATLSASRPIVDNGWLPKNRQVGQSGKVVTPDVYIAIGISGAVQHVAGMKGADTIVAINDDPNAPIFDIADYGIVDDLFDVVPALIEQFEG
- a CDS encoding electron transfer flavoprotein subunit beta/FixA family protein; translated protein: MKVLVTVKEVTAVDDEFEIDGLDIDDRYVTADLNEWDEYAVEEAVQLSESLDDVEVVTVTIGPSDSEETIRQALAKGADRAIRVWDDALDDDAMLDPATKARLLAAVAEQEDPDLILTGVQSADDSLGATGVTLADQLGTEWAAVVNALDLDAEAGVAHVHRELEGGVEELTDVELPAVLTIQTGINDPRYASLRGIRQAQSKELAEKTLDDIGLDATALDSPIEQTALYEPESEGDATLYEGTPEETAGELAGLLAERGVGQ